In the Telopea speciosissima isolate NSW1024214 ecotype Mountain lineage chromosome 2, Tspe_v1, whole genome shotgun sequence genome, one interval contains:
- the LOC122650703 gene encoding uncharacterized protein LOC122650703 — translation MVNTRNRNRSPPRDDVDDVSEEGLSVLPPVNTNVDVAALLGNILRDMLREIRESQNEQCTIMQTCNDTDKILYATYQLRGDAEAWWRSSKEHFWAKYANATWAQFTEIFLENYFPRNFREKKEVEFMSLNQGSNLVLEYQQAFEEHFYFSLEHMKVEEVKARRFKRGLTANLSTSVVLHKYPTYAEVVQAAKMIEDQQRENYKAIQAGKRPMSSCDPRGPNKFKKRGAYTTTTPIQSCRPDVAQGPKATSAPYYGTQTLVCYNCKESSHMVKDCPHLR, via the exons ATGGTCAACACCCGCAACCggaatcgttcccctcctagggatgatgTTGATGACGTCTCTGAAGAAGGTTTGTCTGTACTGCCTCCAGTTAACACTAATGTGGATGTTGCCGCACTCCTAGGGAACATTTTACGAGATATGCTACGGGAGATTCGGGAGTCACAAAATGAGCAGTGCACTATCATGCAGACT TGTAATGACACTGACAAGATTCTATATGCCACTTACCAACTCCGAGGTGATGCTGAAGCATGGTGGCGTTCCTCAAAGGAGCATTTTTGGGCTAAGTATGCAAATGCAACCTGGGCTCAGTTTACAGAAATTTTTCTCGAGAATTACTTTCCAAGAAACTTtcgagagaagaaggaagttgaGTTTATGAGCCTCAACCAGGGATCCAATTTGGTCCTTGAATACCAACAGGCCTTTGAGGagcatttctatttttctctggAGCATATGAAGGTTGAGGAAGTCAAGGCAAGAAGGTTTAAAAGAGGGCTGACAGCCAACTTGAGTACATCTGTGGTGCtgcacaagtaccctacttatgcgGAAGTGGTTCAGGCTGCTAAGATGATTGAAGATCAACAGAGAGAGAACTATAAGGCCATACAAGCTGGCAAGAGGCCAATGTCATCTTGTGACCCTAGGGGACCTAATAAATTCAAGAAGAGAGGGGCCTACACGACTACAACTCCAATTCAGTCCTGTAGACCTGATGTGGCCCAGGGACCTAAAGCTACATCGGCTCCTTATTATGGGACCCAGACCCTCGTCTGTTACAATTGTAAGGAGTCAAGTCACATGGTTAAGGATTGCCCACATCTACGATAG